The Lagopus muta isolate bLagMut1 chromosome 8, bLagMut1 primary, whole genome shotgun sequence genome contains a region encoding:
- the VWC2L gene encoding von Willebrand factor C domain-containing protein 2-like isoform X3 — MEKLRRGMALHIHEAWILLFVIPGLVTPAAINHEDYPADEGDQTSSNDNLIFDDYRGKGCVDDSGFVYKLGERFFPGHSNCPCVCTEDGPVCDQPECPKIHPKCTKVEHNGCCPECKEVKNFCEYHGKNYKILEEFKVIDL, encoded by the exons ATGGAGAAGCTGAGGAGGGGGATGGCTCTTCACATCCATGAAGCCTGGATACTGCTGTTTGTAATCCCTGGCTTGGTCACGCCGGCTGCCATCAACCACGAAGACTACCCCGCCGATGAAGGGGACCAGACCTCCAGCAATGACAATCTGATCTTTGATGACTACCGAGGGAAGGGTTGTGTGGATGACAGTGGCTTTGtgtacaaactgggagaacGCTTTTTCCCGGGGCATTCCAACTGTCCCTGCGTTTGTACTGAGGATGGACCTGTTTGCGATCAACCCGAATGCCCTAAAATCCACCCAAAGTGTACAAAAGTGGAACACAATGGATGCTGTCCAGAATGCAAGGAAGTGAAAAACTTTTGTGAATATCAtggaaaaaattacaaaatattggAGGAATTTAAG GTGATAGATCTTTAA